AAGAGACTTCCAAGGGGATTGCACGCGTAGAATTTGAGGGCGTGGGCGCAATTAGTCGCATTGATGACTAGCCGGCATGGCGCTAATTGAGCCGCTTCCATTGAATAGGTGCTCTTATGTGCACTTTTCCTTGACTTGTGCTTGTCGTTTGTCAGGATCGTTAGTGTTCCAATCGTCGGAACAGATTCATTCACAAGAGCCAATAACCCGAACTGAAAGGAAATATCATGAATCAGACGATACTGAGTGGACGCCTCACCTCCGATATCGAAACGCGGAACGTGGGGGAGCAGCATCTGGGTAAGTTCACGCTTGCCTGTAATGAAGGAGACCGGGTGGTCTTTATGCCGGTGGAGTGCTGGAATATGCCGCATCTCCCCAAATACTTAGGCAAGGGGTCGAAAGTACTGGTGGCTGGCAGTTTAAAGCAGGACCAGTGGGAGACTGAAAAGCACGAAAAGCGTAGCCGGATCGTGTTGGCAGCCTTCAGGGTTGAGTTCCTGAGCCCGATGGAGAAGGAGCCTGAACCGGATTCGGGGCGTACGGCATCGCCGACCTCGCGCTCGGGACGACGCACGCGTGTCGCCTAGCGGCCAAGCCTTCCGTTCGGGGCAGTGTCAGGAGGCACTGCCCTTTTTGCGGGGGCTCATTGCGCTAGCTTGGGCTGAGCTGTCTCGAGTGTGGAAATCCTGGATGTAGTCGGTCGCGGGTTGGAGTTGACTCGATGGGGGTTGCTGGTTGCCTTGATCGATGCCTTGCCGCTTCAGTTTGGGGAGCGTAATAATTGTGTGATTGGATTCTGGGGTGGAGTCCTTAGGCGAGGCTGCCTGCGGACCCTGTCGGTGATTTTTCGTGTATATTTTTTGAGATTTTGAAAAATCTAGGGTTGACGAAGGGAAAACTACCACCTTTTTTCGTCCGCTCGCTCCCGATCGAGCGATTCACTCACATTTTTTATTAACCACTAACGCAGGTCTCTTCAACGGAGCAGCCGCTCCACCTGCCACTTAGTATTATGAACGTAGCCCTACTTGGTAAAAAGATAGGTATGACTCAGGTATTTGACGAAGAGAATCGTCTGGTGCCTGTCACAGTCATCGAAGCCGGACCCTGTCCGGTTACCCAGATTAAGTCCGCGGAAAAGGACGGATACGACGCCGTACAGATCGGTTTCGGTGCCCAAAAGGCACATCGTATGTCGAAAGCGGCCCTGGGACACCTTGCAAAGGCAGGTGTTGATCCCGTTTCCGAACTCCAGGAGTTTCGTACCAATGGCGATGCCGAGCTGAATATCGGTGATGTATTGACTGTTGAGAAATTTGAAGCCGGCCAAAAG
Above is a window of Coraliomargarita parva DNA encoding:
- a CDS encoding single-stranded DNA-binding protein codes for the protein MNQTILSGRLTSDIETRNVGEQHLGKFTLACNEGDRVVFMPVECWNMPHLPKYLGKGSKVLVAGSLKQDQWETEKHEKRSRIVLAAFRVEFLSPMEKEPEPDSGRTASPTSRSGRRTRVA
- the rplC gene encoding 50S ribosomal protein L3; the encoded protein is MNVALLGKKIGMTQVFDEENRLVPVTVIEAGPCPVTQIKSAEKDGYDAVQIGFGAQKAHRMSKAALGHLAKAGVDPVSELQEFRTNGDAELNIGDVLTVEKFEAGQKIDVVGTSKGRGFQGVVKRYGFAGGPASHGSMFHRRGGSYGMCQWPGHVIKGKKMPGHMGNTQRTVQNLTVVKVIADKNLILIKGSVPGARGSLVTVRTAIKNKASKA